The following are from one region of the Mangifera indica cultivar Alphonso chromosome 14, CATAS_Mindica_2.1, whole genome shotgun sequence genome:
- the LOC123196123 gene encoding potassium transporter 4-like, with product MEPESGLSTSPQRSSQLSWVNLSRNLILAYQSLGVVYGDLSTSPLYVYSSAFIGKLEDNWTEEAIFGAFSLIFWTLTLIPLLKYVCIVLSADDNGEGGTFALYSLLCRHAKFNLLPNQQAADEELSTYKYGHPMQSAASSAFKRYLEKHKRLRTALLVVVLFGACMVIGDGVLTPAISVLSSVSGLQVTDHKLTDGVLVLLACVILVGLFALQHFGTRNVAFMFAPIVMIWLVSILSIGLYNIIYWNPKIVRAISPHYIITYFKVCGKDGWISLGGILLCITGTEAMFADIGHFTALSIRLAFAFVVYPCLVVQYMGQAAFLSKNLQKIPHSFYDSIPDPVFWPVFVIATLAAIVGSQAIITATFSIIKQCHALGCFPRVKVVHTSKNIYGQIYIPEINWILMILTLAITIGFQDTTLIGNAYGLACMTVMFITTFLMALVIIFVWEKSIFLSAIFLLLFLFFEGTYLSAALTKVPQGGWVPLALSFIFMVVMYIWHYGTRRKYNFDLHNKVSLKWLLGLGPSLGIVRVPGIGLIYSELATGVPAIFSHFVTNLPAFHNVLVFVCVKSVPVPHVSPEERFLIGRVCPRSFRMYRCIVRYGYKDIQRDVGDFENQLIQSIAEFIQMEAVELQPSSSESSLDGRMAVISTRNVDSSSTFIISEREDNDSNESIQSSKSATLQSLRSIFDDEDPQVRRHRVRFKLPPNPAMDPAVRDELMDLIQAKDAGVAYIMGHSYVKARRSSSFLKRFVIDIGYSFLRKNCRGPAVALNIPHISLIEVGMIYYV from the exons ATGGAGCCGGAATCTGGACTTTCAACTTCTCCTCAACGCTCTtctcag CTTTCCTGGGTGAATCTCTCCAGGAACCTAATATTAGCATACCAAAGTCTTGGAGTAGTATATGGAGATCTGAGTACTTCACCTCTCTATGTTTATTCTAGTGCATTCATTGGGAAGCTGGAGGACAATTGGACTGAGGAAGCAATATTTGGTGCATTTTCCTTGATTTTTTGGACCCTTACATTAATACCCTTACTAAAGTATGTGTGCATTGTGCTGTCTGCTGATGATAATGGTGAAG GTGGCACATTTGCTCTCTACTCACTGCTTTGTAGGCATGCAAAGTTTAATTTACTTCCGAACCAACAAGCAGCTGATGAGGAGCTGTCGACCTATAAATATGGCCACCCAATGCAGTCTGCTGCCTCTTCTGCATTTAAGAGATATTTGGAGAAACATAAAAGGCTACGAACAGCTCTACTTGTTGTGGTACTTTTTGGTGCTTGTATGGTCATAGGTGATGGTGTGCTCACTCCGGCAATATCAG TTCTATCATCGGTTTCAGGTCTGCAGGTTACAGATCATAAGTTGACTGATG GTGTACTGGTCTTGCTTGCCTGTGTAATATTGGTGGGCCTGTTTGCTTTGCAGCATTTTGGCACTCGCAATGTAGCTTTTATGTTTGCGCCAATTGTAATGATCTGGTTGGTTTCAATTTTGTCCATTGGTTTGTACAACATCATATATTGGAATCCAAAGATTGTTCGTGCAATTTCTCCACATTATATTATCACGTACTTTAAAGTATGTGGCAAAGACGGCTGGATTTCTCTTGGAGGGATTCTTCTTTGCATAACTG GTACTGAAGCTATGTTTGCAGACATTGGTCACTTCACTGCCTTGTCAATTAGA CTTGCATTTGCTTTTGTTGTATACCCTTGTTTGGTAGTACAATACATGGGTCAGGCTGCTTTCTTGTCCAAAAACCTCCAGAAGATTCCGCACAGTTTTTATGACTCTATACCTG ATCCTGTGTTTTGGCCAGTCTTTGTCATTGCCACCCTTGCAGCTATTGTTGGGAGTCAGGCTATTATCACTGCAACTTTCTCCATCATCAAACAATGTCATGCCCTTGGTTGCTTTCCACGTGTGAAGGTTGTCCACACCTCAAAGAATATATATGGGCAGATATATATTCCAGAAATAAACTGGATCCTAATGATCCTTACCCTTGCTATCACTATTGGGTTTCAGGACACAACTTTAATAGGAAATGCTTATG GACTTGCTTGCATGACGGTGATGTTCATCACAACATTTCTCATGGCACTAGTCATAATATTCGTTTGGGAGAAAAGTATCTTCCTGTCTGCAATATTCCTTCTActcttcttgttctttgaaGGTACTTACTTATCTGCAGCATTAACCAAAGTACCTCAGGGAGGGTGGGTTCCTCTTGCACTCTCATTCATCTTTATGGTGGTTATGTACATCTGGCATTATGGGACCCGCAGAAAGTACAACTTTGACCTGCATAACAAAGTTTCATTAAAATGGTTACTTGGTTTAGGCCCCAGCCTTGGTATTGTCCGTGTGCCTGGGATTGGGCTTATATACTCAGAGTTGGCAACAGGAGTCCCTGCAATCTTCTCTCACTTTGTTACAAACCTTCCCGCATTTCACAATGTGCTTGTCTTTGTTTGTGTTAAATCAGTTCCTGTCCCACATGTTTCACCTGAAGAACGATTTCTCATTGGCCGTGTTTGCCCAAGGTCATTCCGTATGTATAGATGCATTGTGAGGTATGGTTACAAAGATATTCAACGTGATGTTGGTGATTTTGAGAACCAGCTCATACAAAGCATAGCTGAGTTTATCCAGATGGAAGCAGTTGAGCTACAGCCCTCTAGTTCAGAGTCTTCACTGGATGGGAGGATGGCTGTCATAAGCACCAGAAATGTTGACTCAAGCTCGACCTTCATTATATCCGAGCGAGAAGATAATGATTCCAATGAGTCAATCCAGAGCAGCAAATCTGCAACTCTGCAGAGTTTGCGATCTATTTTTGATGATGAGGATCCACAAGTGAGGAGGCACCGGGTGAGGTTTAAGTTACCACCAAATCCTGCAATGGATCCTGCCGTTAGGGATGAGCTGATGGATTTGATCCAGGCAAAGGACGCAGGGGTCGCATATATAATGGGCCACTCATATGTGAAGGCTAGGAgatcatcttcatttttgaaaaGGTTTGTGATCGATATCGGATATTCATTTCTTCGCAAGAATTGCAGGGGGCCGGCTGTGGCACTAAATATTCCTCATATCAGTCTAATCGAAGTGGGTATGATATACTATGTTTAG
- the LOC123196122 gene encoding ATP-dependent DNA helicase At3g02060, chloroplastic gives MASSSSLFPPTSSLFKPTTSTELWTFTSFFSLRRKKNRSFSQFNAAYTPGLSLSSPINKSTSRRDRYEAEQDSISVLNERIRRDYSKREATRPVMDSEEADKYIRFVKEQQQIGLQKLKSKKAGDGGGGDGDVGGGFSYKVDPYSLRSGDYVVHKKVGIGRFVGIKFDVQKGSSEPIEYVFIEYSDGMAKLPVKQASRMLYRYNLPNETKKPRTLSKLNDTSVWERRKTKGKVAIQKMVVDLMELYLHRLKQRRPPYPKNPAMAEFAAQFPYEPTRDQKQAFIDVERDLTERETPMDRLICGDVGFGKTEVALRAIFCVVSAGKQAMVLAPTIVLAKQHFDVISERFSEYLNINVGLLSRFQTKAEKEEHLDMIKEGRLNIIVGTHSLLGSRVVYNNLGLLVVDEEQRFGVKQKEKIASFKTSVDVLTLSATPIPRTLYLALTGFRDASLISTPPPERVPIKTHLSAFGKEKVISAVKYELDRGGQVFYVLPRIKGLEEVMDFLEQAFPNVDIAIAHGQQYSKQLEETMEKFAQGFIKILICTNIVESGLDIQNANTIIVQDVQQFGLAQLYQLRGRVGRADKEAHAYLFYPDKSLLSDQALERLAALEECRELGQGFQLAERDMGIRGFGTIFGEQQTGDVGNVGIDLFFEMLFESLSKVDEHRVITVPYQSVQIDIDVNPRLPSEYINYLENPMEIISEAENAAENGIWSLMQFTESLRSQYGKEPFSMEILLKKLYVRRMAADLGISRIYASGKMVGMETNMNKRVFKLMTDSMMSDIYRNSLVFDRDQIKAELLLKLPKEQLLSWVFQCLAELHASLSALIKY, from the exons atggcttcttcttcttccctctTCCCACCAACATCTTCTCTGTTCAAACCCACAACTTCCACCGAGCTTTGGACTttcacttcttttttttctcttcggAGGAAAAAAAACAGATCCTTTTCTCAATTCAATGCCGCGTATACACCGGGCCTCTCCCTCTCCTCGCCCATTAACAAGTCAACCTCACGAAGGGACAGATATGAAGCGGAGCAAGACTCCATTTCTGTTCTTAATGAGAGAATTCGAAGAGATTACAGTAAGAGAGAGGCTACAAGGCCTGTAATGGACTCTGAAGAGGCTGACAAGTATATTCGGTTTGTTAAGGAGCAGCAGCAAATTGGGTTGCAGAAGTTAAAGAGTAAGAAAGCaggtgatggtggtggtggcgaCGGTGATGTTGGTGGTGGTTTCAGCTATAAGGTTGATCCATACAGTTTAAGGTCTGGTGATTATGTGGTGCATAAGAAGGTTGGTATTGGGAGATTTGTTGGGATTAAGTTTGACGTGCAAAAGGGGTCTTCTGAGCCTATTGAATATGTGTTTATAGAGTATTCTGATGGGATGGCTAAACTTCCCGTGAAGCAGGCCTCGCGTATGCTCTACCGATATAATCT accaaatgaaacaaaaaaacctCGGACATTGAGCAAATTGAATGACACTAGTGTGTGGGAGAGAAGAAAGACAAAAGGAAAGGTTGCAATTCAGAAAATGGTTGTGGACCTAATGGAGCTGTATTTACATAGGCTGAAACAAAGAAGACCTCCCTACCCTAAGAATCCTGCCATGGCTGAATTTGCTGCCCAATTTCCTTATGAACCTACTCGGGATCAAAAGCAA GCTTTTATTGATGTTGAGCGGGATCTGACTGAGAGGGAAACTCCAATGGACCGTTTAATTTGTGGAGATGTTGGATTTGGTAAAACTGAAGTTGCACTACGTGCCATCTTCTGTGTAGTCTCTGCAGGGAAGCAGGCTATGGTTCTAGCACCTACAATTGTTTTAGCCAAACAGCATTTTGATGTTATTTCTGAGCGGTTTTCTGAGTATCTTAATATCAATGTTGGACTGCTAAGTCGGTTTCAG ACGAAAGCAGAGAAAGAGGAGCATCTGGACATGATAAAAGAGGGACGTCTGAACATTATTGTGGGAACTCATTCACTTCTTGGAAGTCGCGTTGTATATAACAATCTAGGTCTTCTTGTGGTCGATGAAGAACAG AGGTTTGGTGTCAAACAGAAGGAGAAGATTGCTTCATTTAAAACTTCAGTTGATGTTCTTACTCTGTCCGCAACACCTATACCACGGACACTCTATTTAGCATTGACTGGATTTCGTGATGCTAG CTTAATTTCAACTCCACCTCCAGAAAGAGTTCCTATAAAAACCCATCTTTCAGCTTTCGGTAAGGAGAAGGTAATATCAGCAGTCAAGTATGAGCTGGACCGGGGTGGACAGGTTTTTTATGTCTTGCCTCGTATAAAAG GACTTGAAGAAGTGATGGATTTTCTTGAACAGGCATTTCCAAATGTTGATATAGCCATCGCACATGGACAG CAATATTCGAAGCAGCTTGAGGAAACCATGGAGAAATTTGCACAAGGCTTTATTAAGATTCTTATATGCACAAATATAGTTGAAAGTGGGCTTGACATTCAAAATGCAAACACTATCATAGTTCAAGATGTTCAACAGTTCGGCCTAGCGCAGTTGTATCAG TTGCGTGGAAGGGTGGGGCGGGCAGATAAAGAAGCTCATGCCTACTTGTTTTACCCTGATAAGTCACTGCTGTCTGACCAAGCACTG GAAAGGCTTGCAGCTCTTGAAGAATGCCGTGAACTTGGTCAAGGTTTCCAACTTGCTGAGAGAGATATGGGGATAAGAGGTTTTGGTACAATCTTTGGGGAGCAGCAGACTGGGGATGTTGGAAATGTTGGGATTGATCTGTTCTTCGAAATGCTTTTTGAAAGCTTGTCCAAG GTTGATGAACACCGTGTAATCACTGTTCCTTACCAGTCTGTGCAG ATCGATATAGATGTAAATCCTCGTCTCCCATCTGAGTACATAAATTATCTGGAGAATCCAATGGAAATTATAAGTGAAGCCGAAAATGCTGCTGAAAATGGTATATGGAGTTTGATGCAATTTACCGAGAGTCTTCGATCCCAATATGGAAAAGAGCCTTTCTCCatggaaattttattaaagaagcTGTATGTGAGGAGAATGGCAGCAGATCTTGGGATCAGTAGAATCTATGCTTCAGGAAAGATGGTAGGCATGGAAACGAATATGAATAAGAGGGTTTTCAAACTGATGACAGATTCCATGATGTCTGATATTTACCGAAACTCTTTGGTCTTCGACAGAGATCAAATAAAG GCAGAGCTGCTTCTGAAGCTACCAAAAGAACAGCTTCTCAGTTGGGTCTTCCAATGTTTAGCTGAACTTCATGCTTCGCTTTCAGCtcttataaaatattag